One segment of Aquimarina sp. BL5 DNA contains the following:
- a CDS encoding leucine-rich repeat domain-containing protein, which yields MKSLYLRVFILCVGLLVSCTKEIDEDLITVVIEDDFENVNSVLLKIIEDNPNNTLNWDGNLDNINNWEGLVIENNKLIGLSIENKGITILTPTINLLEDLTILRLKDNGLTSIPNELFDLKKLEELSLSGNSAIIESDDFLPGLFSLSNLKELVLDQFGIGEIEGIGALTNLEKLFVENTSLDNIPSDIGQLSSLVELSFINGNFFEIPEGFFALNNVESIILRDNENLTTLPEGFNSLEKLTSLTITGSQGIQTFNRSIFGASSLKKLDLSNNNIGFLTTVDGIIPDEIGMLTQLTDLNLENNHINTISTRIGELINLKTINLSNNMITDVPKELGALTILDVLDISGNLQLNEIPEEVCTLEDLGAIIISEGECGDLRVSSEYSYIESEVGVIALFFIDVTLDAVIDPIFIEGDGPFDVDFGEIGFQIHEVNISDVLIREDTPDQVLVFESATQQFINGTNNLSFELISPSVPNKDLAEGRTYRVRLFNTEFSNVKTYLPAYELMVLD from the coding sequence ATGAAGAGTTTATATTTGAGGGTTTTTATATTATGTGTAGGTTTATTAGTTTCCTGTACTAAAGAAATAGACGAGGATCTCATTACCGTTGTCATTGAGGATGATTTTGAGAATGTAAATAGTGTACTTTTAAAAATAATAGAAGATAATCCTAATAATACTTTGAATTGGGATGGTAATCTGGATAATATTAATAATTGGGAGGGACTCGTAATAGAAAATAACAAGCTAATTGGGTTAAGTATTGAAAATAAAGGTATTACCATACTTACTCCAACTATCAATCTATTAGAAGATTTAACAATATTGAGACTAAAAGATAATGGACTCACCAGTATCCCTAATGAATTGTTTGATTTAAAAAAGCTAGAAGAACTATCATTATCTGGTAATAGTGCTATCATCGAATCGGATGATTTTTTACCAGGTTTGTTTTCTTTATCGAATTTAAAAGAACTTGTTTTAGATCAGTTTGGAATTGGAGAAATAGAAGGAATTGGAGCCTTGACTAATTTAGAAAAGTTGTTTGTAGAAAACACTTCATTAGATAATATTCCTAGTGATATAGGCCAGCTTTCTTCATTAGTGGAATTAAGTTTTATCAACGGTAATTTTTTCGAGATTCCAGAAGGATTTTTTGCGTTAAATAATGTAGAATCGATTATACTAAGGGATAACGAAAACCTAACGACTCTACCTGAAGGCTTTAATTCATTAGAGAAGCTAACTTCGTTGACAATTACCGGAAGCCAAGGCATACAAACTTTTAATAGAAGTATTTTTGGTGCCAGTTCGCTTAAGAAATTAGATTTATCAAATAATAATATAGGGTTTCTAACGACTGTAGATGGCATTATACCGGACGAAATCGGTATGTTGACTCAATTAACAGATTTAAATTTAGAAAACAACCATATTAATACAATTAGCACTAGGATAGGAGAGTTAATAAATCTTAAAACGATCAACTTAAGTAATAATATGATTACAGATGTACCTAAAGAATTAGGAGCACTTACTATTTTGGACGTTTTAGACATATCCGGGAACCTACAGCTTAATGAAATTCCGGAGGAAGTCTGTACATTAGAAGATCTTGGAGCTATAATTATTAGTGAGGGTGAGTGTGGTGATCTAAGAGTAAGTTCTGAGTATAGTTATATTGAATCGGAAGTAGGAGTTATTGCTCTATTCTTTATTGATGTTACTTTAGATGCTGTTATAGATCCTATTTTTATAGAAGGAGATGGTCCATTCGACGTTGATTTTGGAGAGATAGGTTTTCAGATTCATGAAGTAAATATTTCTGATGTCTTAATAAGAGAAGATACACCAGATCAGGTGCTTGTTTTTGAAAGTGCTACGCAACAATTCATCAATGGAACTAATAATTTGTCATTCGAATTGATATCACCATCGGTTCCAAATAAAGATTTAGCAGAAGGAAGAACATACCGGGTTCGATTATTTAATACAGAATTTAGTAATGTAAAAACGTATTTGCCAGCGTATGAACTTATGGTTTTAGACTAA